A region of Oryzias latipes chromosome 18, ASM223467v1 DNA encodes the following proteins:
- the LOC101162870 gene encoding dynactin subunit 1 isoform X9 — MALNRRHSYTPRLTSPLISKMSSAGSVESGKPPKIGSVVEVTGKGQRGTVAYIGTTLFASGKWVGVILDEPKGKNDGTVQGKRYFTCEENHGIFVRQSQIQVVDEGSGSTSPETPESTLAKILKQKEMAETPKTTKQTPANLKKASRESLSSSHSGDLSEASLHSQQGALGAPVVPQPSGSPAAAAPATPSKEEESLRAQVKDLEEKLETLKMKRTEDKAKLKELEKHKIQLEQLQEWKTKMQEQQAELQKQLKEAKKDAREAQEAKDRYMEEMADTADAIEMATLDKEMAEERAESLQVEVDTLKEKVEELSMDLELLRHEISEKGSDGAASSYQVKQLEEQNGRLKEALVRMRDLSASEKQEHVKLQKQMEKKNAELETLRTQKEKLQEELKQAEATIDELKEQVDAALGSEEMVETLTERNLDLEEKVRELRETVTDLEAINEMNDELQENARETEMELREQVDLSGAKVREAEKKVEAAQETVADYQHTINKYRELTASLQGANRELVSQQSANAEQFQQPTAELFDFKIKFAETKAYAKAIEMELRKMEVAQANRHVSLLTSFMPDSFLRHGGDHDCILVLLLIPRLICKADLISKQAQEKFDLNGTPVQGSGLRGPPGEQRSFASGLVYSLSLLQATLHRYEQALNTCSVDVFKRMGTLYSEMSFHERALDYFIDLLHKDQLDETVQGEPLTKAIKYYQQLYSVHLADQSEDCTVQLADHIKFLQSALDCMGVEVARLRAFLAAGQESSGLAVLLKDLDTSCSDIRQFCKKIRRRMPGTDVAGVPAALSYGAQVSETLTECRRQLTCAVAVLQEVAATGAQLVASLGEQEGLNALKLEDIVCKAVEKVGSSQSVKGPEFLRQSCSAVIATMNKMSTAMQEGEYDAEKPQGQAPPVEVRASTVRAEMTDAEGLGVKLEDRETVIKELKKSLKIKGEELSEANVRLSLLEKKLDTSTKDADDRVEKIQTKLDENLALLKKKEKEFEETMDALQADIDQLEAEKAELKLRITNQSKMTIEGLRAPPTSGIASIVQGSAGDANGLLTPAGLAPPMPGAMQVVDSPLLRQQVEAQRMGIKFLKNENNRLKAEKMRAQLASLPPLCPPKLPLAPRDSAVPPVGLNTVTYRRTDQLLTTLLRLSAEVKVVDITGKTTVSASAQLLEQTARLKNLSDALDKLKGEVAEHVVSHQPGARASSDFATFPMSSFVKAKEKQGGTVFVGRVGIPCARGQEHVHRLVLSQQQLQQVHRLLAI; from the exons ATGGCTCTAAATCGACGGCATTCTTACACTCCCAGG ctgACGAGCCCACTGATCAGCAAAATGAGCAGCGCGGGATCAGTGGAGAGTGGTAAACCTCCAAAG ATCGGCTCCGTAGTGGAGGTGACCGGTAAGGGACAGCGAGGCACTGTAGCCTACATTGGCACCACCCTCTTTGCCTCGGGCAAATGGGTGGGGGTCATCTTGGACGAGCCGAAAGGCAAGAACGACGGAACGGTGCAGGGGAAGCGCTACTTCACCTGCGAGGAGAATCATGGCATCTTCGTCAGGCAGTCTCAG aTCCAAGTGGTGGACGAGGGCTCCGGCTCCACCTCACCAGAAACTCCAGAGTCCACTTTGGCAAAGATCCTGAAGCAGAAAG aaatggCAGAAACTCCCAAAACAACAAAGCAg ACGCCAGCAAACCTTAAGAAG GCGTCCCGCGAGAGCCTCTCATCCTCTCACTCTGGAGACCTCAGCGAGGCCAGCCTCCACtcccagcagggggcgctgggCGCTCCGGTCGTGCCGCAGCCCAGTGGGTCGCCGGCTGCCGCAGCTCCAGCTACACCGAGCAAA GAGGAAGAATCGCTTCGAGCTCAGGTCAAAgacctggaggagaagctggaaacgttgaagatgaagaggacggaggacaaggccaagctgaaggagctggagaaGCACAAGATCCagctggagcagctgcaggagtgGAAGACCAAGATGCAGGAGCAGcaagcagagctgcagaaacaacTCAAAGAGGCCAAGAAG GATGCTCGGGAGGCGCAGGAGGCCAAGGATCGCTACATGGAGGAGATGGCGGACACTGCAGACGCGATAGAGATGGCCACGCTGGACAAGGAGATGGCCGAGGAGCGAGCGGAGTcgctgcaggtggaggtggatACGCTGaaggagaaggtggaggagcTCTCCATGGATCTGGAGCTGCTCAGACATGAAATTTCAGAGAaag GTTCAGACGGAGCCGCCTCCAGCTATCAGGTGaagcagctggaggagcagaACGGCAGACTGAAGGAGGCTTTGGTCAG gATGCGGGATCTGTCCGCctcagagaaacaggaacacgtgaagctgcagaagcagatGGAGAAGAAGAACGCCGAACTGGAGACGCTGAGGACTCAAAAGGAGAAACTTCAGGAGGAGCTCAAGCAAGCGGAGGCCACCATTGACGAGCTGAAGGAGCAG GTGGATGCTGCGCTGGGGTCCGAGGAGATGGTGGAGACGCTGACGGAAAGGAACCTCGACTTAGAGGAGAAAGTCCGAGAGCTGAGAGAAACCGTCACCGATCTG GAAGCCATCAACGAGATGAACGATGAGCTGCAGGAGAACGCCCGAGAGACGGAGATGGAGCTGAGGGAGCAGGTGGACCTGAGTGGAGCGAAGGTCCGGGAGGCCGAGAAGAAGGTGGAAGCCGCTCAGGAGACCGTCGCCGACTACCAGCACACCATCAACAAATACAGAGAGCTCACCGCCTCGCTACAGGGGGCCAACCGAGAGCTGGTCAGCCAGCAGAGCGCAAACGCAGAGCAGTTTCAGCAGCCAACCGCTGAGCTGTTCGACTTCAAGATCAAGTTTGCAGAGACCAAGGCCTACGCCAAG GCCATAGAGATGGAGCTGAGGAAGATGGAAGTGGCTCAAGCCAACAGACACGTCTCCCTGCTCACCTCCTTCATGCCGGACTCCTTCCTGCGGCACGGCGGAGACCACGACTGCATcctggtgctgctgctcattcCCAGGCTCATCTGCAAG GCCGACCTGATCAGCAAACAGGCGCAGGAGAAGTTTGACCTGAACGGGACCCCGGTGCAGGGCTCGGGGCTCAGGGGGCCTCCAGGAGAGCAGCGCAGCTTTGCCTCTGGACTGGTGTACTCCCTCAGCCTCCTGCAGGCCACCCTGCACCGATACGAGCA GGCTCTGAACACGTGCAGCGTGGACGTCTTCAAGCGCATGGGGACGCTCTACTCCGAGATGAGCTTCCACGAGCGCGCTCTGGATTATTTCATCGACCTGCTGCACAAAGACCAATTAGACGAGACGGTTCAAGGAGAACCGCTGACCAAAGCCATCAAGTACTATCAG CAACTGTACAGTGTTCATTTGGCGGATCAAAGCGAGGATTGCACAGTCCAGCTGGCTGACCACATCAAG ttcctgcagagcgcCCTGGACTGCATGGGCGTGGAAGTTGCTCGTCTGCGGGCGTTCCTGGCGGCGGGTCAGGAGAGTTCTGGTTTGGCGGTCCTCCTGAAGGACCTGGACACCTCCTGCTCCGACATCCGGCAGTTCTGCAAGAAGATCCGGCGCCGCATGCCCGGAACCGACGTGGCGGGAGTCCCTGCTGCCCTCAGCTATGGCGCGCAG GTTTCGGAGACGCTGACTGAGTGCAGGCGGCAGCTGACATGTGCGGTTGCAGTCCTGCAGGAAGTTGCTGCAACTGGAGCTCAGCTGGTTGCTTCTCTGGGAGAACAGGAAGGCCTGAACGCCCTCAAGCTGGAGGACATCGTATGCAAAGCTGTGGAGAAG GTCGGCAGCTCCCAAAGCGTGAAAGGTCCCGAGTTTCTGCGTCAGTCCTGCAGCGCCGTCATCGCGACCATGAACAAGATGTCCACCGCCATGCAGGAAGGGGAGTATGACGCTGAGAAGCCTCAGGGACAG GCCCCTCCGGTAGAGGTGAGAGCTTCCACCGTCAGGGCGGAAATGACCGACGCAGAGGGTCTAGGAGTCAAACTGGAGGACAGAGAAACGGTCATCAAGGAGCTCAAGAAGTCCCTGAAGATTAAG GGTGAAGAGCTGAGTGAAGCCAACGTCCGCCTGAGCCTCCTGGAGAAGAAGCTGGACACTTCCACCAAAGACGCAGATGATCGGGTGGAGAAGATTCAGACCAAGCTGGACGAGAACCTCGCCTTGCTCaagaagaaggagaa GGAGTTTGAGGAGACCATGGACGCCTTGCAGGCTGACATCGACCAGCTGGAGGCGGAGAAGGCCGAGCTGAAACTGCGCATCACTAATCAGTCGAAGATGACCATCGAAGGCCTGAGAGCCCCGCCCACCTCCGGAATCGCCTCCATTGTTCAGGGATCTGCAGGAG ATGCTAACGGTCTCCTGACTCCAGCAGGTCTGGCTCCGCCCATGCCGGGCGCCATGCAGGTGGTGGACTCGCCTCTCCTCAGGCAGCAGGTGGAGGCTCAGAGAATGGGCATCAAGTTCCTGAAGAATGAGAACAACAGGCTGAAG GCAGAGAAGATGAGGGCTCAGCTCGCCTCCCTGCCTCCCCTCTGCCCCCCAAAACTCCCGCTAGCGCCCAGGGACAGCGCCGTGCCCCCAGTGGGGCTGAACACCGTCACCTACCGCAGGACGGACCAGCTGCTGACCACTCTGCTCAGGCTGAGCGCCGAGGTCAAAGTGGTGGACATCACCGGGAAGACCACAG TCAGTGCCAGTGCCCAGCTGCTGGAGCAGACCGCTCGACTGAAGAATCTCAGCGACGCTCTGGACAAACTGAAG gggGAAGTTGCAGAGCACGTGGTTTCACACCAGCCAGGAGCCAGAGCCTCCTCAGACTTTGCCACCTTCCCCATGTCCTCCTTCGTCAAG GCCAAGGAGAAGCAGGGAGGAACGGTGTTTGTGGGCCGCGTGGGGATCCCATGCGCACGTGGACAGGAGCACGTCCACCGCCTGGTCCTGtctcagcagcagctccagcaggtCCACCGGCTCCTCGCCATCTAG
- the LOC101162870 gene encoding dynactin subunit 1 isoform X8 has protein sequence MALNRRHSYTPRLTSPLISKMSSAGSVESGKPPKIGSVVEVTGKGQRGTVAYIGTTLFASGKWVGVILDEPKGKNDGTVQGKRYFTCEENHGIFVRQSQIQVVDEGSGSTSPETPESTLAKILKQKEMAETPKTTKQASRESLSSSHSGDLSEASLHSQQGALGAPVVPQPSGSPAAAAPATPSKVEPAMSKQEEESLRAQVKDLEEKLETLKMKRTEDKAKLKELEKHKIQLEQLQEWKTKMQEQQAELQKQLKEAKKDAREAQEAKDRYMEEMADTADAIEMATLDKEMAEERAESLQVEVDTLKEKVEELSMDLELLRHEISEKGSDGAASSYQVKQLEEQNGRLKEALVRMRDLSASEKQEHVKLQKQMEKKNAELETLRTQKEKLQEELKQAEATIDELKEQVDAALGSEEMVETLTERNLDLEEKVRELRETVTDLEAINEMNDELQENARETEMELREQVDLSGAKVREAEKKVEAAQETVADYQHTINKYRELTASLQGANRELVSQQSANAEQFQQPTAELFDFKIKFAETKAYAKAIEMELRKMEVAQANRHVSLLTSFMPDSFLRHGGDHDCILVLLLIPRLICKADLISKQAQEKFDLNGTPVQGSGLRGPPGEQRSFASGLVYSLSLLQATLHRYEQALNTCSVDVFKRMGTLYSEMSFHERALDYFIDLLHKDQLDETVQGEPLTKAIKYYQQLYSVHLADQSEDCTVQLADHIKFLQSALDCMGVEVARLRAFLAAGQESSGLAVLLKDLDTSCSDIRQFCKKIRRRMPGTDVAGVPAALSYGAQVSETLTECRRQLTCAVAVLQEVAATGAQLVASLGEQEGLNALKLEDIVCKAVEKVGSSQSVKGPEFLRQSCSAVIATMNKMSTAMQEGEYDAEKPQGQAPPVEVRASTVRAEMTDAEGLGVKLEDRETVIKELKKSLKIKGEELSEANVRLSLLEKKLDTSTKDADDRVEKIQTKLDENLALLKKKEKEFEETMDALQADIDQLEAEKAELKLRITNQSKMTIEGLRAPPTSGIASIVQGSAGDANGLLTPAGLAPPMPGAMQVVDSPLLRQQVEAQRMGIKFLKNENNRLKAEKMRAQLASLPPLCPPKLPLAPRDSAVPPVGLNTVTYRRTDQLLTTLLRLSAEVKVVDITGKTTVSASAQLLEQTARLKNLSDALDKLKGEVAEHVVSHQPGARASSDFATFPMSSFVKAKEKQGGTVFVGRVGIPCARGQEHVHRLVLSQQQLQQVHRLLAI, from the exons ATGGCTCTAAATCGACGGCATTCTTACACTCCCAGG ctgACGAGCCCACTGATCAGCAAAATGAGCAGCGCGGGATCAGTGGAGAGTGGTAAACCTCCAAAG ATCGGCTCCGTAGTGGAGGTGACCGGTAAGGGACAGCGAGGCACTGTAGCCTACATTGGCACCACCCTCTTTGCCTCGGGCAAATGGGTGGGGGTCATCTTGGACGAGCCGAAAGGCAAGAACGACGGAACGGTGCAGGGGAAGCGCTACTTCACCTGCGAGGAGAATCATGGCATCTTCGTCAGGCAGTCTCAG aTCCAAGTGGTGGACGAGGGCTCCGGCTCCACCTCACCAGAAACTCCAGAGTCCACTTTGGCAAAGATCCTGAAGCAGAAAG aaatggCAGAAACTCCCAAAACAACAAAGCAg GCGTCCCGCGAGAGCCTCTCATCCTCTCACTCTGGAGACCTCAGCGAGGCCAGCCTCCACtcccagcagggggcgctgggCGCTCCGGTCGTGCCGCAGCCCAGTGGGTCGCCGGCTGCCGCAGCTCCAGCTACACCGAGCAAA GTGGAGCCTGCCATGTCCAAGCAG GAGGAAGAATCGCTTCGAGCTCAGGTCAAAgacctggaggagaagctggaaacgttgaagatgaagaggacggaggacaaggccaagctgaaggagctggagaaGCACAAGATCCagctggagcagctgcaggagtgGAAGACCAAGATGCAGGAGCAGcaagcagagctgcagaaacaacTCAAAGAGGCCAAGAAG GATGCTCGGGAGGCGCAGGAGGCCAAGGATCGCTACATGGAGGAGATGGCGGACACTGCAGACGCGATAGAGATGGCCACGCTGGACAAGGAGATGGCCGAGGAGCGAGCGGAGTcgctgcaggtggaggtggatACGCTGaaggagaaggtggaggagcTCTCCATGGATCTGGAGCTGCTCAGACATGAAATTTCAGAGAaag GTTCAGACGGAGCCGCCTCCAGCTATCAGGTGaagcagctggaggagcagaACGGCAGACTGAAGGAGGCTTTGGTCAG gATGCGGGATCTGTCCGCctcagagaaacaggaacacgtgaagctgcagaagcagatGGAGAAGAAGAACGCCGAACTGGAGACGCTGAGGACTCAAAAGGAGAAACTTCAGGAGGAGCTCAAGCAAGCGGAGGCCACCATTGACGAGCTGAAGGAGCAG GTGGATGCTGCGCTGGGGTCCGAGGAGATGGTGGAGACGCTGACGGAAAGGAACCTCGACTTAGAGGAGAAAGTCCGAGAGCTGAGAGAAACCGTCACCGATCTG GAAGCCATCAACGAGATGAACGATGAGCTGCAGGAGAACGCCCGAGAGACGGAGATGGAGCTGAGGGAGCAGGTGGACCTGAGTGGAGCGAAGGTCCGGGAGGCCGAGAAGAAGGTGGAAGCCGCTCAGGAGACCGTCGCCGACTACCAGCACACCATCAACAAATACAGAGAGCTCACCGCCTCGCTACAGGGGGCCAACCGAGAGCTGGTCAGCCAGCAGAGCGCAAACGCAGAGCAGTTTCAGCAGCCAACCGCTGAGCTGTTCGACTTCAAGATCAAGTTTGCAGAGACCAAGGCCTACGCCAAG GCCATAGAGATGGAGCTGAGGAAGATGGAAGTGGCTCAAGCCAACAGACACGTCTCCCTGCTCACCTCCTTCATGCCGGACTCCTTCCTGCGGCACGGCGGAGACCACGACTGCATcctggtgctgctgctcattcCCAGGCTCATCTGCAAG GCCGACCTGATCAGCAAACAGGCGCAGGAGAAGTTTGACCTGAACGGGACCCCGGTGCAGGGCTCGGGGCTCAGGGGGCCTCCAGGAGAGCAGCGCAGCTTTGCCTCTGGACTGGTGTACTCCCTCAGCCTCCTGCAGGCCACCCTGCACCGATACGAGCA GGCTCTGAACACGTGCAGCGTGGACGTCTTCAAGCGCATGGGGACGCTCTACTCCGAGATGAGCTTCCACGAGCGCGCTCTGGATTATTTCATCGACCTGCTGCACAAAGACCAATTAGACGAGACGGTTCAAGGAGAACCGCTGACCAAAGCCATCAAGTACTATCAG CAACTGTACAGTGTTCATTTGGCGGATCAAAGCGAGGATTGCACAGTCCAGCTGGCTGACCACATCAAG ttcctgcagagcgcCCTGGACTGCATGGGCGTGGAAGTTGCTCGTCTGCGGGCGTTCCTGGCGGCGGGTCAGGAGAGTTCTGGTTTGGCGGTCCTCCTGAAGGACCTGGACACCTCCTGCTCCGACATCCGGCAGTTCTGCAAGAAGATCCGGCGCCGCATGCCCGGAACCGACGTGGCGGGAGTCCCTGCTGCCCTCAGCTATGGCGCGCAG GTTTCGGAGACGCTGACTGAGTGCAGGCGGCAGCTGACATGTGCGGTTGCAGTCCTGCAGGAAGTTGCTGCAACTGGAGCTCAGCTGGTTGCTTCTCTGGGAGAACAGGAAGGCCTGAACGCCCTCAAGCTGGAGGACATCGTATGCAAAGCTGTGGAGAAG GTCGGCAGCTCCCAAAGCGTGAAAGGTCCCGAGTTTCTGCGTCAGTCCTGCAGCGCCGTCATCGCGACCATGAACAAGATGTCCACCGCCATGCAGGAAGGGGAGTATGACGCTGAGAAGCCTCAGGGACAG GCCCCTCCGGTAGAGGTGAGAGCTTCCACCGTCAGGGCGGAAATGACCGACGCAGAGGGTCTAGGAGTCAAACTGGAGGACAGAGAAACGGTCATCAAGGAGCTCAAGAAGTCCCTGAAGATTAAG GGTGAAGAGCTGAGTGAAGCCAACGTCCGCCTGAGCCTCCTGGAGAAGAAGCTGGACACTTCCACCAAAGACGCAGATGATCGGGTGGAGAAGATTCAGACCAAGCTGGACGAGAACCTCGCCTTGCTCaagaagaaggagaa GGAGTTTGAGGAGACCATGGACGCCTTGCAGGCTGACATCGACCAGCTGGAGGCGGAGAAGGCCGAGCTGAAACTGCGCATCACTAATCAGTCGAAGATGACCATCGAAGGCCTGAGAGCCCCGCCCACCTCCGGAATCGCCTCCATTGTTCAGGGATCTGCAGGAG ATGCTAACGGTCTCCTGACTCCAGCAGGTCTGGCTCCGCCCATGCCGGGCGCCATGCAGGTGGTGGACTCGCCTCTCCTCAGGCAGCAGGTGGAGGCTCAGAGAATGGGCATCAAGTTCCTGAAGAATGAGAACAACAGGCTGAAG GCAGAGAAGATGAGGGCTCAGCTCGCCTCCCTGCCTCCCCTCTGCCCCCCAAAACTCCCGCTAGCGCCCAGGGACAGCGCCGTGCCCCCAGTGGGGCTGAACACCGTCACCTACCGCAGGACGGACCAGCTGCTGACCACTCTGCTCAGGCTGAGCGCCGAGGTCAAAGTGGTGGACATCACCGGGAAGACCACAG TCAGTGCCAGTGCCCAGCTGCTGGAGCAGACCGCTCGACTGAAGAATCTCAGCGACGCTCTGGACAAACTGAAG gggGAAGTTGCAGAGCACGTGGTTTCACACCAGCCAGGAGCCAGAGCCTCCTCAGACTTTGCCACCTTCCCCATGTCCTCCTTCGTCAAG GCCAAGGAGAAGCAGGGAGGAACGGTGTTTGTGGGCCGCGTGGGGATCCCATGCGCACGTGGACAGGAGCACGTCCACCGCCTGGTCCTGtctcagcagcagctccagcaggtCCACCGGCTCCTCGCCATCTAG